Genomic segment of Arachis stenosperma cultivar V10309 chromosome 4, arast.V10309.gnm1.PFL2, whole genome shotgun sequence:
GTAGCCAAATAGCTTTCATTTGTGTAAATTGCTTTCAAGCCTTTCGATTGCAGCACTAACACCACTTTTTATGTCTCTCTTATCTAAGTTTTCATTTGCAGCTTGATTCCCTTCATTAGCTTTTTCTATCAGCTTCAAATGGAGCCAACCTGCCAACGTATCATGAGACAAGACTTTCAACAAATATAGTGAAAACTTGGTTGAATATGAGAAATTGCTACCAGATTGAGCATCAAGTGATGCTTCTAACAGCATTATATTCCACAACATATTATATATGAAACTTATGCATCTGCAAAAGTCACATAGACAATCTGAGCTGACAAAGTATCAAGAAATATAGCTATGTTACCAAGAGGAAAGCAAAATGCTGCTCCCAAAACTGATCCTAGCATCATGTTCCTAGCTCGCCAACGTAGTGATCCTGGCACTAAAAAGGGAAACAATCTATTAATACAATGAAATGaatgaaaaatgaattttttttgtgattcaGTCCATGTTATAAAGAGTCTAGTGGCAGAGTATCATTTCTTACATATTAAACCAAAAGCTGAAGCAGTAGCTGAACCAGCACCAACAACATTAAAAACATCATGCACACCTCGCTGCTCTGCAAGTAGATTTTGTAAGCCATAAAATGCAGCAGTGAACATTCCAAGGCGTACTCCTCCAACTATTGAGCCCCGTGTAACCCTAATGAACCGTTTCTCCATAGCATCTCTCATCAAACGATATTGCTCACGTTTGTCTTCTGTACTTCCAAGCTTCAATGTCACTTCTGCGTCCTTGCTCTAGCAAAACATAAGGACCTTATAAATACCATGactaaaattggataataaagaataaaaccTCCACCTTCACATACTTGACAACAGAATGTTTAATCAACAAAGAAAAGATAAACCATAGCACTATGTTCATGGGTTTTGTTTCTCTGTCTAAAGAAAATGCTAGCAAGGTTTATTTTTGCATTCAGATATTAGCATTCATTCCATCTATTGATTATTGAAGTGGGTCAGGTATTTATCTCCTCACCTTCATAGCAATGCATTAAAAGGAAAACAAGCTTATACAAATAGTAGAAAAGAGTGAAACTTCACATTAGATGACATGAATAAAGAGGATATATACTATCTATTGTGACAAAACAGaaacatctttgcattcatTTAAGAAAGTAAGTACTCAGTTATTCTTTGTACTGCAATTACAATTCAACAAATTAAAACAACTCCAGCCTTTTTAGCTTAAGCTCTTGAAAACCTACAAATGGATCAAGTATACCTTTATGCCAGCCTGTTGACGGGATTAGACAATCTTTTGACATCTTTATGGTACACTAATGGATTGATTTACACCTTCCTTCTGATGTTACTAGTTCCCCAAGAAAATAAATCTCATCAAGCAAGAAGGATTGAGCAAAAACTCTAACATTTTTTGGATTATGAATAAACAATATCAAAGATAAAGTTCAAGTACATTTAACTCTAAATAGTTTCTTACCATGTTATGGAAGGTAGCTTAGCGTTATATACAAGTAGTTTTTCAAGGAAAATAAATCCTCTGCATCcacacaaaaagaaaaaaaattttctttcgaCATCAACACTAAAGTGTTATTCATGACACATCTAACAGTATGCAAAAGAAGATCACTTTCATACACGGAGTTACACGCAACATTGAATTCTATAATGTAAAGAATGAAATCCATGATTGTAGTCTGGATGTTAGCAGTAACACCCGTTCTGTATTCAGCATAAAACACTCTCATAGCCATATGgggggaaaaaaagaaaaaggaatcgaGGCCTCTTGTAATCAGAACTTACAACAGAAGCAGCTGCCTCCTTGCTGCCGCCGTATAACATGCCAGCAAATATTCCAATAACAGTTGTTGTACCCCAGTTAACAGTTCCCGCTAACTTTGGGGAGGCCTGGTAAAGGAAATTAGataatatcaatgaaactaataATTGAATGAACTCAGGATGGTGAAGGCAAACACATTTCATAGTTATCTTCAGGAACCTAGAAGAAAAGGAAATGGGCCCAAATCAATGCTTTTCCcaatttactaaattatttcCAGTATACCAATACAGATTGACCTAGGGTTGATCAAATACATATTCACTATATTAATATCTTTGTGCAGTAGCAAGGAAACCAGTTCACTTACCAATACCTTCATATAAACAAGGAAATTCTAGTGAACCCTACTCAAATTCTTTGCCTAATGCTACCATATCAAATATTGCAGCTAGATcaatttaagaataataatgatataaaattGAGGAATAAAGAAAGATGTGAGGAGTTTCGTACAATCGGTGCGGGGGATTCTGTGTCGTCGGTGGCTTCCATGGCGGTAAACGCCGTAAAATGGAAACGGAGTTGTATACGGAGAAATTAGTTAAATTAGGTAACCGAATCGAAGTGGAAGGAGCTCTAAATTCTCAATTTCTCATCGTCAAATCTGCCCGCGTTCTGATCGGCGTCGCCACTGCCAGTCGTGACTAGTGAAAACAACTTCCTTCCTCTTTGTCAGTCGATGTCACCTTTCATTGTGACACCTGCTTCTTCGCCAGTCCGTTCACCTGAGTTTTTAAAACAGTATTTAGACGTAAAGATCAATGTGGCTATTACCAATTAGTACAATTGAAAGACCTTACTGCAGAGTATTTATTAACATTGCAAGCAATATGTCCCCAAAATGGAagtttacaataaaaaaataaaacaatataaACAATATAACACTGCAGAGTATCCATTTAATTACTCTACTAATCAGAGTATAGTTTACATATAATTTCTTCATAGTTACTATCTTATATATAGTGTGTACCACTAATACAAATCTAAATCTCACCATTAGTAAAATTCAGTTCTAgctttctttcaattttttcttcgTTTATCTGCTACCATGAATTATCATAGTAAATGAATAGCATAATATTTTTGAagttaaaaatcaaaattagcTTATAGAAGATCCTCAGTTCAAAATCAAATCTAGCTTTTACATAAGAGCAAGAttctattaatatttaaaaaattgaacaGCACGATTGCTTC
This window contains:
- the LOC130976219 gene encoding uncharacterized protein LOC130976219; this encodes MEATDDTESPAPIASPKLAGTVNWGTTTVIGIFAGMLYGGSKEAAASVSKDAEVTLKLGSTEDKREQYRLMRDAMEKRFIRVTRGSIVGGVRLGMFTAAFYGLQNLLAEQRGVHDVFNVVGAGSATASAFGLILPGSLRWRARNMMLGSVLGAAFCFPLGWLHLKLIEKANEGNQAANENLDKRDIKSGVSAAIERLESNLHK